The genomic window GTAGAGCATCTTGAAGATGGTCTGCACGGCCTTGGACAGGCCGTCGTCCAGGGTGAAGCGTTCGCGGGACCAGTCCACGGAGTCGCCGATGGCGCGCATCTGGGACTGGATGGTGCCGCCGTATTTTTCCTTCCACTCCCAGACCTTGCCGATGAACTCGTCGCGATCATAGTCCCAGCGGGTCTTGCCCTCGGACTCCTTGAGAGCGGCCTCGACCTTGGTCTGCGTGGCGATGCCGGCGTGGTCCGCGCCCGGCAGCCACAGCGTCGCATAACCCTGCATGCGCTTGCGGCGGATGATGGAGTCAATGAGCGTGTGGTCCAGGGCGTGGCCCATGTGCAGCTGGCCAGTCACGTTCGGCGGCGGCAGCACGATGGAATAGGCGGGCTTGTCGGAGTGGGCGTCCGGGGTGAAATACCCCGCGTCGACCCAGCCCTCGTACAGGGCGGTCTCCAGTTCTTGCGGCTCCCAGGACTTGGGCAGCGCGTCCGCGCGGTTGGTACCTACTAGTTCCTCATTTTTACGCTCAGTCACGCCGACCAATTCTACCCTGTCGGTCAAACCCCTTTGGGCCCCACCCAGGCGAGACCCCGGGTTTTTCTGACGGGCCTAGCCCAGCAGGTGGGCGACGGCTTCCTTTTCCGCCCGCAGCTGCGCCACGGAGGCATCGATGCGGGCGCGCTGGACATCGTTTAGCTCCAGGCCCTGGACGATTTCCCAGCGGCCGTGCCGGCTGACCGTCGGGAAGCCCGCCACCAGGCCGGCGTCCACGCCGTAGGAGCCATCCGAGACAATCGCCGCGGTGCGCCAGTCGCCCTGCGGGGTGCCGAAAATCCAGTCGTGCATGTGGTCCACTGCCGCCGAGGCCGCCGAGGCCGCCGAGGAGGACCCACGCACCTCGATGATCTCGGAGCCGCGCCCGGCCACGGTCGGGATAAAAGTCTCCTCGTACCAGGACTGCTCGACCGCCGCGGCGAGCGGGCGGGAATCCGCCGTAGCGAAGGTGATGTCCGGGAACTGGGTATCCGAGTGGTTGCCCCAGACGGCCAGCTTCTCAATCGCGTCCGGTCGCACGCCCACCCGCTGGGCCAGCAGCCCGGCCGCGCGGTTGTGATCCAGGCGCATCAGGGCGCTGAACTGGGAATCATCCAGGTCGGGCGCGTGGTGGGCGGCGATGAGCGCGTTAGTGTTAGCGGGGTTGCCCACCACCAGCACGCGCACGTCGCGGGCGGCCACCCGGTTCAGGGACGCGCCCTGGCGGGCGAAAATCTCCGCGTTGGCCGAAATCAGGTCGGCGCGCTGCATACCCTTGGAGCGCGGCTGCGCGCCGACCAGGAAGGCGGCGTTCGCGTCGGCGAAGGCGGTGTCTTCGTCAGCGGTGATCTCCACGCCGGCCAGCAGCGGGAAGGCGGAGTCCTGCAGCTCCATAGCCACGCCTTCTGCGGCGCGCACCGCGGAGTCGAGCTCCAGCAGGCGCAGACGAACAGGCTGGTCCTTGCCAAAGACCTCGCCGGCCGCGATCCGCCACAGCAGCGAGTAGGCGATAGCCCCGGCGGCGCCGGTGACCGTGACATTGACGGGTTCTGAAACGTTGTGCTTCGGTGCAGCCTGTGCTGATTGCTTCGACATAGTGTGTGCCATCCTTCCCAGAAAACCACCTCGAGTTTTTGCTGAACTCCCTAGTCTAGACGCAGAAGCGATAACGCGATAGGTTCTGTTTCATTGCCCTCAAATTGAGGTAAAAGAAGTACACCTTTCGCTCGTCTGTGCTGGCGTTTTACCTCCCCCGGGGGCAATTCGCAGACGGGTTCGCGAATTTGCGGCACGATAGGGAATGAACCAATCCGTCTAAGCGATTCTTAAAAAGAGGGGCATGTTGCTATGGGTAACTCCGATTCTCCCACCGCCGTCACGGGAGCTGAGTCTGCCCAGCGCGCCGTCGATGTCGCGCTCGAGCAGTTTTCCCAGTTCGGTTTCACCGAAACCAAGATGGAGACCATCGCCAACCTCTCCGGCCTGTCCAAGCGCATGCTGCACTACCACTTCGGCGACAAGCGCGGGCTCTACCAGCGCGCCCTCGAGGCCGCGGTAGAACGGCTCAATCCCCCGATCGAGGATCTCGAGGTCGACTCCGCGGTCCCGGTCGAGGGCGTGCGCAAGCTTGTCGATGCCCTCTTCACCTGCCACATCGCCCACCCGGAGGCCGTGCGCATCCTGGCGATGGAGACCACCCAGCAGGTCTTCGGCGTGGTCGGCCGGCAGCCGGTCAACGACGTCAGCGGCGTGGCCCTGCACCTGGACAAGCTCCTGCTCCACGGGCAGGACTCCGGCGCCTTCCGGCCCGGCATTTCCGCGGACGATATCTTCACCCTGATCTCTTCGCTGACCATGTACCGGGTGACCAACCACAACATGATCGACAACTTATTGGGGATCGACATGCAGTCCGCGGCCAACACCGCCGGCCTACACCGCATGGTGGTCGACGCGGTACTCGCGTTTTTGACCGCCAACATCCCCGACAGCGGCGAGGCCTCCTACCTCACCGCCCGCGAGGCCGTCGATACCGCCGACAACAACAGCGA from Corynebacterium confusum includes these protein-coding regions:
- a CDS encoding TetR family transcriptional regulator, producing the protein MGNSDSPTAVTGAESAQRAVDVALEQFSQFGFTETKMETIANLSGLSKRMLHYHFGDKRGLYQRALEAAVERLNPPIEDLEVDSAVPVEGVRKLVDALFTCHIAHPEAVRILAMETTQQVFGVVGRQPVNDVSGVALHLDKLLLHGQDSGAFRPGISADDIFTLISSLTMYRVTNHNMIDNLLGIDMQSAANTAGLHRMVVDAVLAFLTANIPDSGEASYLTAREAVDTADNNSDIYG
- a CDS encoding malate dehydrogenase, producing the protein MSKQSAQAAPKHNVSEPVNVTVTGAAGAIAYSLLWRIAAGEVFGKDQPVRLRLLELDSAVRAAEGVAMELQDSAFPLLAGVEITADEDTAFADANAAFLVGAQPRSKGMQRADLISANAEIFARQGASLNRVAARDVRVLVVGNPANTNALIAAHHAPDLDDSQFSALMRLDHNRAAGLLAQRVGVRPDAIEKLAVWGNHSDTQFPDITFATADSRPLAAAVEQSWYEETFIPTVAGRGSEIIEVRGSSSAASAASAAVDHMHDWIFGTPQGDWRTAAIVSDGSYGVDAGLVAGFPTVSRHGRWEIVQGLELNDVQRARIDASVAQLRAEKEAVAHLLG